One region of Duncaniella freteri genomic DNA includes:
- the frr gene encoding ribosome recycling factor produces MEPSDYLNPAEEKMELAVAYLDESLAHIRAGKANPKILDGIRVEYYGSAMPISQVANVSVPDARTITITPWEKAMFKEIEKAIINSELGITPENNGEVIRLSIPPLTEERRKALVKQSKAEAETAKVSVRNARRDAIEGLKKAVKQGMSEDVEKDAEAQAQKLHDRFLKKIDDLFAAKEKEILTV; encoded by the coding sequence ATGGAACCTTCCGATTATCTGAACCCGGCAGAGGAGAAAATGGAACTCGCCGTGGCTTATCTCGACGAGTCTCTTGCCCACATCCGTGCCGGCAAGGCGAATCCTAAAATCCTTGACGGAATACGAGTGGAGTATTACGGCTCTGCCATGCCCATCTCTCAGGTGGCAAATGTGTCTGTCCCCGATGCCCGCACCATCACTATCACCCCTTGGGAGAAAGCGATGTTCAAGGAGATCGAAAAGGCTATAATCAACTCGGAGCTCGGCATCACGCCTGAGAATAATGGCGAGGTGATACGTCTGAGCATCCCGCCTCTCACAGAGGAACGCCGCAAGGCTCTGGTAAAGCAGTCGAAGGCTGAGGCTGAGACCGCCAAGGTGTCGGTGCGTAACGCTCGCCGTGATGCAATAGAGGGTCTGAAGAAGGCTGTGAAGCAGGGCATGAGCGAGGATGTGGAGAAGGACGCGGAGGCGCAGGCTCAGAAGCTCCATGACCGTTTCCTCAAGAAGATTGACGATCTCTTCGCCGCAAAGGAGAAGGAGATTCTGACTGTGTAG
- a CDS encoding response regulator transcription factor, producing MQQTHSPLILIIDSDAYIKSLLADNLRSEGYTVETVESALEALVLHLDRYSLIISEVELPGEIDGFELLERVKDDPMTSTVPLIFCTVRDNENDIIKGLNAGADDYIIRPFSLREMLARVRSVLRRHRNMAPASNMRTIEYRTLILNVDSHGLLIDGESVSLSPTEFSILTLLLRSRNRMFKREEILAAAWPGEELNNPRLVDVNISRLRKKLSTYSRHLVNKSGLGYGFVDEA from the coding sequence TTGCAACAGACTCATTCACCTCTAATATTGATAATTGACAGCGACGCATACATAAAATCGCTGCTTGCCGACAACCTTAGAAGCGAAGGATACACGGTAGAAACCGTAGAATCTGCTTTAGAGGCTCTTGTGCTGCATCTGGACCGCTACTCCCTTATCATATCAGAAGTGGAACTCCCCGGCGAGATTGATGGCTTCGAACTTCTCGAACGAGTCAAGGACGACCCAATGACCTCGACCGTCCCCCTGATATTCTGCACTGTACGCGACAATGAGAACGACATTATAAAAGGGCTCAACGCCGGAGCCGACGACTATATAATACGACCTTTCTCCCTGCGAGAGATGCTTGCACGAGTGCGATCGGTGCTACGCCGCCACCGCAACATGGCTCCCGCATCCAATATGCGCACCATAGAGTACCGAACCCTCATACTCAATGTCGATTCCCACGGACTACTCATCGACGGAGAGTCCGTATCGCTATCACCCACTGAATTCTCCATACTCACACTCCTGCTGCGCTCTCGCAACAGGATGTTCAAGCGCGAAGAGATATTAGCCGCCGCATGGCCTGGCGAAGAGCTCAACAACCCGCGCCTGGTAGACGTGAACATATCGCGCCTGCGCAAGAAACTTTCAACCTACTCCCGACATCTCGTCAACAAGTCGGGTCTCGGATACGGTTTTGTCGATGAAGCGTGA
- a CDS encoding radical SAM protein, whose amino-acid sequence MQTVLFHSTIFGPIHSRRLGVSLGVNLTPDDGKICTFDCLYCEAGFNAQGTGTTGLPPRETVARLLESRLSAMKAADQPLDVITFSGNGEPTVHPDFHNIIDDTLHIRDRYYPDAKVSVLSNSTRIDRREVREALMKVDNNILKLDSAITDTIRLIDRPTLSNFTADKVIGELEKFGKDCIIQTMFLRGEHDGNPIDNTTPREVTALIEAYRRINPREVMIYSIDRTTPAEHLEKVSHDELNAIARRITSETGIPVQVA is encoded by the coding sequence ATGCAGACCGTACTCTTTCACTCCACAATCTTCGGGCCTATACATTCACGCCGGCTCGGGGTATCGTTAGGGGTAAACCTCACCCCCGACGACGGCAAGATATGCACATTCGACTGCCTGTATTGCGAGGCGGGGTTCAACGCCCAGGGGACTGGCACCACAGGACTCCCGCCACGCGAGACCGTGGCTCGCCTGCTCGAATCACGCCTCTCCGCCATGAAAGCAGCCGACCAGCCTCTCGATGTGATAACATTCTCCGGCAACGGCGAACCGACCGTGCACCCCGACTTTCACAATATAATCGACGACACCCTGCACATCCGCGACAGGTACTACCCAGATGCAAAAGTAAGCGTGCTCAGCAACTCCACACGCATCGACCGCCGGGAAGTACGCGAGGCTCTAATGAAAGTCGACAACAATATACTTAAGCTCGATTCAGCCATAACCGATACCATACGCCTTATCGACCGCCCTACCCTATCAAACTTTACGGCAGACAAAGTGATCGGCGAATTGGAAAAGTTCGGCAAGGACTGCATAATCCAGACTATGTTCCTGCGTGGTGAACATGACGGCAATCCCATCGACAACACCACCCCCCGGGAAGTGACCGCTCTCATCGAAGCCTACCGGCGCATAAACCCACGCGAAGTGATGATCTACTCCATTGACCGCACCACCCCGGCAGAACATCTTGAGAAAGTATCCCATGATGAGCTCAATGCCATCGCCCGACGCATCACATCCGAGACCGGAATACCAGTGCAGGTGGCATAG
- a CDS encoding DUF3575 domain-containing protein, whose product MKLKYLLSVILLSLIGLVEARGQDVAIKTDLLKDIVLTPTVSAEFGIAPKWTIEGTAELNAWAVNDHYWKHWMLMPEGRYWFCQRFAGHFVGAHILGGQYNFGNLDNDIKFLGTDFSKLSDERHQGWMAGAGIAYGYSWILDKRWNIEAEIGIGWVHTWYDVYPCAHCGKKTRTNQQHNYFGPTKAAINLIYTF is encoded by the coding sequence ATGAAACTAAAATATCTATTATCAGTAATCCTACTGAGCCTAATTGGCTTGGTGGAAGCCAGAGGGCAGGATGTAGCAATCAAGACCGATCTGCTCAAGGACATTGTGCTTACCCCAACGGTAAGTGCCGAATTCGGCATCGCGCCTAAATGGACCATTGAAGGTACCGCCGAGCTTAACGCTTGGGCTGTCAACGACCACTACTGGAAGCACTGGATGCTCATGCCTGAAGGCCGCTATTGGTTCTGCCAGCGGTTCGCAGGTCATTTCGTGGGTGCACACATCCTGGGTGGACAGTACAATTTCGGTAACCTTGACAACGACATCAAGTTTCTGGGCACCGACTTCTCCAAACTCTCCGACGAGCGTCACCAGGGATGGATGGCAGGAGCAGGCATCGCCTACGGCTATTCATGGATACTCGACAAGCGATGGAACATCGAAGCCGAAATAGGCATAGGATGGGTCCACACATGGTATGACGTATACCCGTGTGCACATTGCGGCAAAAAGACACGCACCAACCAGCAACACAACTACTTCGGTCCCACCAAGGCAGCAATCAATCTTATATACACATTCTGA
- a CDS encoding DUF4254 domain-containing protein, with the protein MKLAQNFYDIFYATTQKYHETDDVDAIVANPYEKGTIEHTMFAKNWIDAVQWHLEDIIRDPNIDPVAALALKRRIDRSNQDRTDMVEEIDTYFREKYSDVTPRPDATINTESPAWALDRLSILALKIFHMAAEVSRADASPEHKEKCEAKLNILLQQQADLTTAIDTLLDDIAAGIKYMKVYRQMKMYNDPATNPVLYKK; encoded by the coding sequence ATGAAACTTGCTCAGAATTTTTACGACATTTTTTATGCCACGACTCAGAAATATCATGAGACTGACGACGTGGATGCTATCGTTGCTAATCCCTATGAGAAGGGTACGATCGAGCATACGATGTTTGCCAAGAATTGGATTGATGCAGTGCAGTGGCATCTCGAAGATATCATACGTGATCCGAATATCGACCCTGTGGCTGCCCTTGCGCTTAAGCGTCGTATCGACCGCTCTAACCAGGACCGCACCGATATGGTAGAGGAGATCGACACTTATTTCCGTGAGAAGTATTCGGACGTGACCCCACGCCCGGATGCCACTATCAATACCGAGTCGCCGGCTTGGGCTCTTGACCGCCTGTCAATTCTCGCGCTTAAGATTTTCCATATGGCTGCCGAGGTCAGCCGCGCTGACGCTTCGCCGGAACATAAGGAGAAATGTGAGGCGAAGCTCAATATACTGTTGCAGCAGCAGGCGGATCTTACCACTGCGATCGACACTCTGCTTGATGATATCGCCGCGGGCATAAAATATATGAAGGTGTACCGCCAGATGAAGATGTATAATGATCCGGCGACTAATCCTGTGTTGTATAAAAAATAG
- a CDS encoding LD-carboxypeptidase, translated as MEILTPAPLKHGDRVAIVAPSGIIKPQTVHDAVPVIVGQGWTTYVGEHTFDRRGTYAGSDDDRYSDLESALLDPATRAIICARGGYGAVHLLERLDKLPLRDDPKWIAGYSDISALHALMTKHGIRSIHAPMCKHLAENSGRDDDSRRLFSILRGEHQDVRLPSNPHNRCGTATAILTGGNLAVIAGLISTPFDVIKPGNILFIEDIAEPIYKVERILYNLRLNGSLANLAGLIVGRFTDYDPSRNDDTMEDMIARMVSPYSYPVAFGAPIGHVSHNIPMICSSTVTLNVTSSGGSVTYHT; from the coding sequence ATGGAAATACTGACCCCGGCTCCCCTCAAGCATGGCGACAGGGTTGCCATAGTCGCCCCGTCCGGCATCATTAAACCGCAGACTGTTCATGACGCAGTCCCTGTAATCGTAGGGCAAGGATGGACCACCTACGTTGGCGAACACACTTTCGACCGTCGGGGCACATACGCAGGCTCCGACGACGACCGTTATTCCGATCTTGAATCAGCCCTGCTCGACCCTGCCACACGCGCCATAATATGCGCCCGAGGAGGATACGGAGCAGTACATCTGCTTGAGCGTCTTGACAAGCTGCCACTGCGCGACGACCCCAAATGGATAGCCGGCTACTCCGACATATCAGCACTCCATGCCCTCATGACAAAACATGGAATCCGCTCGATCCACGCCCCGATGTGCAAGCATCTTGCCGAAAACTCAGGTCGCGACGACGATTCCCGGCGGCTGTTCTCGATACTCCGCGGAGAGCATCAGGATGTGCGGCTTCCAAGCAATCCCCACAACCGCTGCGGCACAGCCACAGCCATCCTCACCGGAGGCAACCTTGCCGTCATAGCCGGACTCATATCCACCCCCTTTGACGTAATAAAGCCAGGCAATATCCTCTTCATCGAGGACATAGCCGAGCCTATATATAAGGTGGAACGCATACTCTATAACCTCAGGCTCAACGGCTCTCTCGCCAATCTTGCCGGGCTGATAGTGGGACGGTTCACTGACTATGACCCATCGCGCAACGACGACACCATGGAGGATATGATAGCCCGGATGGTGAGCCCCTACAGCTACCCCGTAGCCTTCGGAGCGCCCATTGGCCATGTGAGCCACAACATCCCCATGATATGCTCATCTACGGTCACACTTAACGTCACCTCCTCAGGTGGAAGTGTGACATATCACACATAA
- the pyrH gene encoding UMP kinase, whose protein sequence is METKYKRVLLKLSGESLMGEQGHGIDTVRLGQYAAQIAEIVGMGVEVGIVIGGGNIFRGLSGAAKGFDRVKGDQMGMLATVINSLALSSALESIGQPARVLTAINMYPIGEQYSNRRAIEAIEGGEVAIMAGGTGNPFFTTDTGSALRGIEIGADVMLKGTRVDGVYTADPEKDPTAVKFDEISYDEVLARGLKVMDVTATAMCRENGLPIVVFDMDTPGNLLKVIAGENIGTRVY, encoded by the coding sequence ATGGAGACAAAATATAAACGTGTCCTTCTCAAGCTCAGCGGCGAGTCGCTTATGGGGGAGCAGGGCCATGGCATCGACACAGTGCGCCTCGGGCAGTATGCCGCCCAGATAGCCGAGATAGTCGGCATGGGTGTTGAGGTGGGTATCGTGATAGGTGGCGGTAATATATTCCGCGGTCTCTCCGGAGCCGCAAAGGGCTTTGACCGGGTTAAGGGTGACCAGATGGGGATGCTTGCCACGGTGATCAACTCGCTCGCTCTTTCGTCAGCGTTGGAAAGCATAGGACAGCCGGCACGAGTGCTCACGGCAATAAATATGTATCCGATAGGTGAGCAGTACTCCAACCGTCGTGCCATCGAGGCTATCGAGGGTGGCGAGGTTGCCATTATGGCTGGAGGCACCGGGAATCCTTTCTTCACCACCGATACCGGGAGCGCGCTCCGCGGCATCGAGATCGGTGCCGATGTGATGCTCAAGGGCACGCGTGTGGACGGTGTCTACACTGCCGATCCGGAGAAGGACCCCACAGCGGTGAAGTTTGACGAGATATCCTATGATGAGGTGCTCGCACGCGGGCTGAAAGTGATGGATGTCACTGCCACTGCTATGTGCAGGGAGAACGGTCTGCCTATAGTTGTGTTCGATATGGATACCCCCGGCAATCTTCTCAAGGTCATAGCCGGAGAGAACATAGGCACAAGAGTGTATTAA
- a CDS encoding ribonuclease HII has translation MKRPPEILPTATTAFILEAGCDEAGRGCLAGPVCAAAVILPDGYTNPLLNDSKKLTEHQREQLRPIIERDALAWGVGWATNEEIDDINILNASILAMHRALDSLGVQPGQIAVDGNRFKPYRDIPHVTIVKGDGKYANIAAASILAKTHRDEWMRRAAIQHPGYRWEVNKGYPTADHRAAIAEIGTTPLHRLTFRLS, from the coding sequence ATGAAACGCCCACCCGAAATCCTCCCGACAGCCACCACGGCATTCATCCTCGAAGCCGGATGCGACGAAGCCGGGCGCGGCTGCCTCGCAGGTCCGGTGTGCGCTGCTGCGGTTATACTTCCCGATGGCTACACCAATCCCCTGCTCAACGACTCCAAGAAACTCACCGAGCATCAGCGCGAGCAGCTCCGGCCTATCATAGAGCGCGACGCCCTGGCATGGGGTGTGGGATGGGCAACAAACGAAGAGATCGACGACATCAACATCCTCAACGCATCCATCCTTGCCATGCATCGTGCCCTCGACTCACTGGGCGTGCAGCCGGGACAGATAGCCGTTGACGGCAACCGGTTCAAACCTTATCGCGACATCCCCCACGTCACCATAGTCAAAGGCGACGGCAAGTACGCCAATATCGCCGCCGCATCGATACTCGCCAAGACCCACCGCGACGAATGGATGCGCCGGGCTGCAATACAGCACCCAGGCTACAGATGGGAAGTCAACAAGGGATACCCCACCGCCGACCATCGTGCCGCAATAGCCGAGATCGGCACCACCCCCCTGCACCGGCTCACATTCCGCCTCTCCTGA
- the mnmG gene encoding tRNA uridine-5-carboxymethylaminomethyl(34) synthesis enzyme MnmG, with product MTFTFDVIVIGAGHAGCEAAHASAKLGARTLLITIDMNKIAQMSCNPAVGGIAKGQIVREIDALGGMMGVITDRSAIQFRMLNRSKGPAMWSPRAQSDRMAFSRLWREVLENTPGLNMWQDSVTELVIEHGAVTGVRTALGVTFSAKSVVLTAGTFLNGLMHIGPVKVEGGRVAEPSSYGITEQLRGLGFVTDRMKTGTPVRIDGRSVDWSKTILQEGDDDFHKFSYLPGVSRELQQRPCHTVYTNAETHEILRRGLPESPLFNGQIQSIGPRYCPSIETKIVTFADKNEHQLFLEPEGENTTEYYLNGFSSSLPINIQFEALETIPALRDVMLFRPGYAIEYDFFDPTQLHHTLETKMVKGLFFAGQVNGTTGYEEAAGQGLVAGINAAISVKGGEPFTLARDEAYIGVLIDDLVTKGVDEPYRMFTSRAEYRILLRQDDADMRLTPRGHDIGLASRERYEAMLSKREQRDALIDFCRGFSVKASLINPWLEQIGEQPLKQGVKLEDLVLRPGLDIERLVVAIDPLALFIAEHIEEARRDEIIEAAEILMKYQGYIKREQLNADKLHRLENLKLRGKIDYASVKSLSTEARQKLIRIDPETVAQASRIPGISPADVNILLLLLGR from the coding sequence ATGACATTCACATTTGATGTGATAGTGATCGGAGCCGGCCATGCCGGGTGCGAGGCTGCTCATGCTTCCGCCAAGCTCGGGGCGCGTACGCTTCTCATCACTATCGATATGAATAAGATTGCGCAGATGAGCTGCAATCCTGCCGTTGGTGGTATAGCCAAGGGGCAGATAGTGCGTGAGATTGATGCTTTGGGCGGGATGATGGGTGTGATCACTGACCGTTCTGCCATACAGTTCCGCATGCTTAACCGGTCGAAGGGTCCGGCTATGTGGAGTCCGCGTGCACAAAGCGACCGCATGGCTTTCTCACGCTTATGGCGCGAAGTGCTTGAGAATACCCCGGGTCTTAACATGTGGCAGGATTCTGTCACTGAACTTGTGATCGAGCATGGTGCCGTGACTGGTGTAAGGACAGCTCTCGGGGTCACATTCTCAGCCAAGTCTGTGGTACTTACAGCGGGGACATTCCTTAATGGTCTTATGCATATTGGTCCGGTCAAAGTGGAGGGCGGACGTGTTGCCGAGCCGTCATCCTATGGCATCACAGAGCAGTTGCGTGGACTCGGGTTTGTGACCGATCGTATGAAGACCGGTACCCCTGTGCGCATCGACGGACGTTCGGTTGACTGGTCCAAGACGATCCTTCAGGAAGGAGATGATGATTTCCATAAATTCTCATATCTGCCGGGTGTGTCACGTGAACTTCAGCAGCGACCGTGCCACACTGTATACACCAATGCTGAAACTCACGAGATATTGCGCCGCGGACTTCCTGAATCTCCGCTTTTCAATGGGCAGATACAGAGTATAGGTCCCCGCTACTGTCCGAGCATCGAGACCAAGATTGTGACGTTTGCCGACAAGAATGAACATCAGCTGTTCCTTGAGCCGGAGGGGGAGAACACCACCGAATATTATCTCAACGGATTCTCTTCATCCCTTCCCATAAACATTCAGTTTGAGGCTCTGGAGACTATTCCCGCGCTGCGAGATGTGATGCTTTTCCGTCCCGGATATGCTATAGAATATGACTTCTTCGACCCGACTCAGTTGCATCACACTTTGGAGACAAAGATGGTGAAAGGACTGTTTTTTGCCGGGCAGGTCAATGGCACCACAGGTTACGAAGAGGCAGCGGGTCAGGGTCTCGTTGCCGGAATCAATGCCGCCATAAGTGTGAAGGGTGGAGAGCCATTCACTCTTGCGCGTGATGAGGCATACATAGGAGTGCTCATTGATGACCTTGTGACAAAGGGGGTCGACGAACCTTACCGCATGTTCACATCAAGGGCGGAATACCGTATACTCTTGCGTCAGGATGATGCGGACATGCGTCTCACTCCGCGTGGACATGATATAGGTCTTGCTTCCCGGGAGCGTTATGAAGCCATGCTTTCGAAGCGGGAGCAGCGTGACGCTTTGATAGATTTCTGCCGTGGTTTTTCGGTCAAGGCATCCTTGATTAATCCCTGGCTTGAACAGATAGGGGAACAGCCGTTGAAGCAGGGAGTAAAACTGGAGGACCTTGTGCTCCGTCCCGGTCTTGACATCGAACGGCTCGTGGTGGCTATAGATCCTTTGGCTCTGTTCATCGCCGAACACATTGAGGAGGCTCGTCGTGACGAGATCATTGAGGCAGCCGAGATCCTCATGAAGTATCAGGGTTATATAAAGCGGGAGCAGCTGAATGCCGACAAGCTTCACCGCCTTGAGAACCTGAAGCTCCGCGGCAAGATTGATTACGCATCCGTGAAATCCCTGTCGACGGAGGCGCGTCAGAAACTTATCCGTATTGATCCGGAGACTGTGGCGCAGGCCTCAAGGATACCTGGTATATCTCCGGCTGATGTCAATATACTGCTGTTGTTGTTAGGCAGATAG
- the ybeY gene encoding rRNA maturation RNase YbeY — translation MNDIQWLTDGPMPMPAIDTSALAGWITEVARRHDRIVGPLTYIFCNDEKILEVNRQFLQHDYYTDIITFDYSRGRMISGDMFISLDTVATNAEKVSATYDAELLRVIIHGVLHLCGINDKGPGEREIMERHENDALSLL, via the coding sequence ATGAACGACATTCAATGGCTCACTGACGGACCGATGCCAATGCCCGCGATCGACACTTCCGCTCTTGCAGGGTGGATCACTGAGGTTGCGCGCAGGCACGACCGCATAGTCGGACCGTTGACCTATATTTTTTGTAACGACGAGAAGATTCTCGAAGTCAACCGTCAGTTTCTTCAGCACGATTACTATACTGACATCATCACCTTTGACTATTCGCGTGGACGCATGATAAGCGGAGACATGTTCATATCGCTCGACACCGTGGCTACAAATGCCGAGAAGGTGTCAGCCACTTATGATGCCGAGTTGCTCAGGGTGATCATACATGGGGTGCTTCATTTGTGCGGTATCAACGACAAGGGCCCCGGTGAACGAGAAATAATGGAGAGGCATGAAAACGATGCCCTCTCATTGCTATAG